The genomic region ATGCCATCAAAATGGAGGAAGTTTACTCCGTTGGCaatccaattcttttaaGAAGTGGTAATTCTGTGCTAGATGCCTTGTGCGGCTGCTTGCCGTCGATGGACGTTATCAAAGTATATTTAActagtttcttcaattcttcgtTGTTTAAAGAGTTCGAGATAGTTGATCCAAATAAAGTGTTCTCTGACGTTGATCTATGTTTAATTGCTGTCAATGGGGAGATAAAATCTATTGAATTAGGTAACAAGAAAAATTATTATAGAGTAGGCCTTATTAcaaagattctttcaatgacGTACTTCCACGATAAGAATACTCCGGCAATTGACGTTTTCCACAAATATTTGGCCTCTTTCGAAAGTGCCAAGTCTGCTCATCTTGAGAGAATTCAGTTTTTCATGTTGAAGTACATCCATATCAATGCTAAGGGATTTACTGGCGGTGACGGAGGTAACAGTCTTGCCGTGGTAAGCTTAGCGTTTTCAACCGCGTTACAGATCGGGTTGTTTAGAAGAGAAACTCTGAAGCTCTTCAGGGACGATGATCGTTACATATCAAATTTATGGCAGCTTATTGTTCAAGCAGATTTAGAATGCTCATTCTCCATCGGATCTGCTTTATTGATTAGTGATGATTTTctgtttgattttgatcAAAGCCCAGGTATGACAATTGAAACCGAACAGAATTATTCACCTGCTAGTTATTTGCTATTCTTGAGAAAAATTATAGCAGAAGTGTATTCTACCAAAAATGCTCctgatttgaaagtttctatacttcaattgaagttcTCCATTCTAACCAATTTTGGATCTCTTACGCCTTACTTGTCTCAAGGTATTAATGATGAACCTATTAATTTTCATAAGCTTTTAACGATTCTTCTCTCTTTACAGATGATCTCAAATTTGTCCATAATTGAATCTCAGATTAACCCAAGCGGGTCCAAACAATTGATACAAAATGCATCCTTGTGCCATATCGCATCACTGGTCTTGGTTCTGAATTATATTCGTGCCGTATATAACCGACAAAGAACAATCAAGGGCACAACTAACGTTGATTCCTGTTTAGATATCAGTTTAGGGTTATATCTGCACCATACTGTGTTACCGAGAGTCACACATGAGCTCGTTCTTATATTTTCTGATGCATACATGAATCGTGAAGACGATGGGTCGGCCGTTGTGTCCAGTGATGTAGATCTTCAGAAATTCATTGCTACGTTTGATACGTATTTGCAAACTGACACCGACGTGTCATTTAATGCCGTTTTAGCTTACAGGTATTTCAAATTGGTTCATGACACCTTCAAAAATGAACGTGGGTTGGAATTAGACAACTTACTCAATCAATCATACTTGTTTATTGTATCGGACGAGTTTTCCACTAGCATTATCCAGGCATTTGACTGGTCATTGCCACCCACCAATCAAGAATCACATATTCTCGATATGAATGCACTTCCTTATGGCATTAGGGATAACGATCTATTTCTTGATTCTGCGCTTGACATgtttgatgatgaattttCAACGTTCTTTGCGTAGTTCAAAACTAAATGATAGAACTAACTTAACGGTTTTATCAGTTTTATgactttttcttcgtttcTGTTACTTTATATTATGTATATTATTATGACTGTTTCATGGCTCTTCTCTAGTTAATCTGATAAAATGATGTATGTTTTACAGTTGTATTAAGAGAAGTATAAGAAGGCTCTGCCATACCTTGAGATACAAATTAACTTACGTTGCGTAATCACGCTGTTGCCCAGTTCTCATGCGGACAGTGACATGGAATTTCAGTATTGAA from Kluyveromyces lactis strain NRRL Y-1140 chromosome D complete sequence harbors:
- a CDS encoding Zn(II)2Cys6 transcription factor (some similarities with uniprot|P35995 Saccharomyces cerevisiae YKL222C Hypothetical ORF), which produces MPKSRNKPTRSCLMCQRRKKKCDRKAPSCSACLKKGYECIYNVNLQSQLVDGTKQLSKSQLIAKIGILTSQLREKSDKNTGNPLTKLWYTSSKYGRVLTYGPTSVRCLIKSSRMGWYYSEIWKTIKEKRNEWKKKHVHAIKMEEVYSVGNPILLRSGNSVLDALCGCLPSMDVIKVYLTSFFNSSLFKEFEIVDPNKVFSDVDLCLIAVNGEIKSIELGNKKNYYRVGLITKILSMTYFHDKNTPAIDVFHKYLASFESAKSAHLERIQFFMLKYIHINAKGFTGGDGGNSLAVVSLAFSTALQIGLFRRETLKLFRDDDRYISNLWQLIVQADLECSFSIGSALLISDDFLFDFDQSPGMTIETEQNYSPASYLLFLRKIIAEVYSTKNAPDLKVSILQLKFSILTNFGSLTPYLSQGINDEPINFHKLLTILLSLQMISNLSIIESQINPSGSKQLIQNASLCHIASLVLVLNYIRAVYNRQRTIKGTTNVDSCLDISLGLYLHHTVLPRVTHELVLIFSDAYMNREDDGSAVVSSDVDLQKFIATFDTYLQTDTDVSFNAVLAYRYFKLVHDTFKNERGLELDNLLNQSYLFIVSDEFSTSIIQAFDWSLPPTNQESHILDMNALPYGIRDNDLFLDSALDMFDDEFSTFFA